ATCAAGCAGACCCTTCTGACTCTAAAGAAAAGCGGACTTAATACAATGCCGGGTACTGCTGCTGAAATACTCTCAGACCGGGTCCGGAAAACAGTATGTCCTGAAAAGATCACCACCAAAGAGTGGATAGATATCATAACCACTGCCCATAATACAGGCATTCGCACAACTTCCACAATGATGTATGGGCACGTGGAAACCATTGAGGAACGTATTGATCATATAATGACCATCAGGGATATCCAGGACAGGACAGGCGGGTTTACTGAATTCGTACCCCTGCCCTTCATGCCCTACAACAATTCCCTGGGAGAGGAGATGATGCGTTCTGGCAGATATATGGTTACAGGAACTGATGACCTGATGATACATGCACTTGCCCGTATCATCCTGCACAGGCATCTGAACAATATACAGGCAAGCTGGGTCAAGCTTGGAAAGAAGGCAGCACAGTTTGCACTGCACTGCGGAGCAAATGATCTTGGAGGGACACTGATGGAAGAGAGGATCTCAAAATCCGCAGGTGCAAAAAGCGGGGAGTATATGTCAGCTGAAGAATTTGAATGGATGATCAGATCCGCCGGCAGAACCCCTGTAAGGCGCAATACGCTGTATGAGAGGATATAACATGAGAGCTGTAATCCCCTACAAGAAAGAGAATGCAAAATCACGATTATCTTCTGTTCTGGATCTTCACGAGCGTGAGGAATTTGTGGAACTTATGTTAAAGGATGTGTTCAATACACTCAGATCAGCAGGTATTGAGAACATAGATGTTCTTACAACCAGCCGTGCCAGTATCGCACCTGATCTGGATGTGGGCATTATAGAGAATGAAAAAGGACTCAACGAAGCAATTAACCAGTACCTGGCATCCATTGATGAGCCGGTATTGATTGCAATGGCAGACCTGCCGCTTCTTGCTCCCTGCCAGGTGATGGATATTACAGAAAAACAGACTGATGTGGTAATTGTACCTGGCAAAGGCGGGGGTACAAACATAATCCGAATCATGCAGCCATCCAGATTCCATGTAAAATATTATGGTTCAAGTTTTCTAAACCACTATGCAATAGCACAAGAGTGTGGAATGTCAGTACATGTATATGATTCATTCAGAGCCAGCACTGATATTGACGAGCCCCAGGACCTTGTGGAGTTACTTGTACATGGGAGTGGACTTGCAAAGGAATATATTAAAGAAAGGTTCAGTATGCGTTCCGGAAAAGGAAGGGTAGCTATCCTGTCTGACACATGCAGGATAGCATCCGAGTGATTTCAGGCACTGCCTGTAGAAAATGATTGAAATATCTTTTGCTGGATAAATAAATATAATTAACAAAAATTATATCTGAACAGACTCTATAGAAGTGCCAGATACATTACAGGTGATTGTCAGTGACTGTTAACGTTAATAGATACAAATGCGGATATTGTGGTGCATGTGTGGCGGTATGCCCTGAAAGCTCACTGGAACTTATAGAAACATGGATTGAAGTTGATAGCAGCTGCATTTCATGCGGAATATGTGAGAGGGTATGCCCTGTCGGGGCGCTTGAGGTGGATAAATGAAAGATGAATATGATGTGGTTGTTGTGGGAGCAGGCCCTGCTGGCTCTATTGCTGCCAAGAACGCGGCCCTGAAAGGTCTTGATGTTTTGCTTATTGAAAAAAGGCAGGAGATCGGAGATCCTGTCAGATGTGCAGAAGGTGTGGGTAAATTCAATCTCAGGCAGCATATAGAACCTGATCCCAGGTGGATATGTGCAGATATGAAAGGATCACGCATTTACTCTCCTGACGGAACAATAATAGAGATGGCTGAGGAGATTGCAGGAGGAGAAGTCGGTTATGTTCTTGAACGCAAGGTTTTTGACAGGGCGCTTGCCTTTGAAGCTGCTGTCGCCGGTGCAGAGGTGCAGGTAAAGACCAGGGCAACAGGACTTCTGATAGAGGATGGTTTTGTCCGGGGAGTACAGCTGATGCAGTTTGGAGAGGAGTATACAGTCCGGGCAAAGATAGTTATCGCAGCTGATGGTGTGGAATCAAAGGTCGCACGATGGGCCGGGATCGATACCACCCTGAAACTGAAGGATATTGAAACATGTGCCCAGTACCTGATCACAGGAACTGAGATTGATCCGGGTTACTGCCACTTCTATCTGGGCAATGAAGTTGCACCATCCGGCTACATATGGATATTTCCCAAGGGAGAAAAAATGGCCAATGTGGGAATTGGAATACTTGGCAGTGAATCCAATGATCAGCAGAGGGCCATTGACTATCTCAACCGTTTTGTGGAAAAGAACATGCCTGAGGGTAAAATAATAGAAATGGTTGTCGGTGGAGTTCCTGTCTGCGGTTCCATTGAGAAGACCATTGCAAACGGCCTGATGGTTGTAGGAGACGCTGCAAGGCAATCAGATCCGATCACAGGTGGAGGGATAATCAATGCAATGGATGCAGGAAAGATCGCAGCAGAGGTTGCAGCTGAAGCTATTGAAGCCGGTGATGTATCAGAAAAAATGCTGATGAACTATGAAAAGCGCTGGAAGGCAACTATTGGAAAGGAAATCGATTGCAGTCTCATTGTCAAGAACAACTTTATCAATTTTACCGATAAGCAGTTGAATTCACTGGCCTATTCATTAAAAGATGTGAATTTTACCAGCATGAGCCTGATGGACCTCCTGTTTGCTCTGTTTAAGGCCAACAAGAAACTCCTGTGGGATCTGCGAGTGATATTCAAGGATGTTTTGAAGAATGAAATGGATTTCAAGTATAGATCAGAAATCAAATCAGAAACTTCTGATTGATATTTTTAAAAGTTTGATTTTTGAAAATAAAAATAACTGATATCCTTAAAAGTTACTGAAAAAAGTCAAAAAATTAAAAATAAAAATTGGCACTGATAGTGCCAATTTAAGTCCTTACTCACAGGAAATGCAATAAGGAATATACTCGAAATAAGTTGCCCAATTCTTTTCATTGAATTTCGAAGGATCTTCACAGTCAGCTCCCCATGCGCTCTCCTCATCTATTTCAACTTCTCCAGACAGTTTTACAACACTTGCATGTGCTGCTATTATAAGCCTATCACAGTATCCATCTAACTTATCCAGCGGAATCGTCTCCGAATACTCTTTTAGATAATCTAAACTGTCATTTCCATATTCAAATCTTCCTGGAATTGGATTAGAACTCCTGCTTTGGCTGATATCAGAAACATCAGTTGCAATATCAAAGTGAGTTTCAGTGAAATACCAGTCCAAATACTCTTTATCATTGATCATATATTTCACATACAGGTTTTCGCAGTCGTGCCAGACATCTACTGTACCTATTGGTATGTCCTGGCCTGCAAAAAGACAGTATGTTGATAGAGTTGGGTCATATGCATCGAAACAGATGTTGTCAATTGCAAATCTTTCAGTTGGATTTGTTACAAGTTCAACGTAAGCGATTCCAGGTCCATTCACTACCAAAGTTTGTGGTCCATATAGAGCATCATACATTAGACTGATATCAGTTATATTGATAGAGGCTGAATTTATCATAACTCCAGATGCATTATAGGCTATTAAAGTCGCATTAACATAACCTAAATTAAACCCTCCATCAAAATCTCCAAAATCAAAGAGCTCAAGTGAAAAATTATTCACCAGAGTATTTCCCTTAAAGGTGAATTTAAATATTTCTTCTGGTGAACTTCGATTACTGCGATTATAGAAGTCTATACCAATACCGTTACCTGTCAGGTATCCATTGTCATACTTATTAACGTTGCTGTCATTAATGTTTGCCTGGTAAGCAATAATAGCTGAATTATTTTCAGCAACCAGATATACAGTATTTGTGGCATTTATGCAAAGCATATCCCTCCAATAAATTCCTTCTACCGGATCACCCGGAGCTACGCCCACTGTTGCATTGTCTTCAAAATCTATACAAACTACTCCGGCTGAAGCAGTTGAAACAAACATAATTGTCAGGAAAGCTAAAGCTCCCAACAAAATTTTTATTTTATTCATTATGTATCCCCCTATCTAGTTGTAGGCTATCATAGCCACAGAAAACAGTGAAGCGGGGCCTGCAAGAAAAGTAATTACGTAGAACGCTCCCGTGCCTCATGTAATGCCGTACTTTTCACTTTCTTAAAATCAAAAGCTCATATTATAGTCTACTAAATTAATATTATGGAATTATGAGATAATAAAATTATCTATTAATTAACTATCATCAGATATCAATGAAAGTTGTTACATCCAGTGTACAAAATGTGGCTAGGTATACCCAATTCAGCTGTAAGTGAGTTCACTGGAACAAAAGCCTGACTGCATCAAATGTGAGAGATGTATTGTCAGTTGTCCAAAAGACGCACTTTGGTTCTGAATAGTTATTCGGTGCTATTGCTTTCAATTATTATAGGATTTTAGTGGGTTCTGCTGGTCTGGGCATCTTGACAACAAGAAACCTCACCTTGCTATTACTGATATTCATGACCCTGTGGGGGATCTTTGCAGGACTTTCAACAAGATGATCCTGTTCCACCTCCTGGATTTCGTCACCTATCTCTACTGTCGCAGTGCCTTCAAGTACATAAAAGAATACATCAACGGGTGTTATATGTTTATTTAGACTCTGTCCTGTATTCAGTTCTATATGAATTGCCTGTCCATGATCTCTGTTATATATTCTTCTTGCATCCACACCATGTGGATTTTTGTGTATGGGTTCTGATTCTACATCTATGATCTTCATCTGAATATACCTCCAAAATAAATGCCATTGATCATTGATTTATCTTTCTTTAATCCATCAAATCATGAATTCCCAGCAAAAGCATATTACCTGTTCTTCCAGAACTCTGGAGTTAGCAGTACCAGTACTGTAAATATTTCAAGTCTACCTGCCCACATATTAAAAATGAGAATAATTTTTCCCATTACCGGTATCATTGCAAAGTTTTCCATGGGTCCCACCATTCCAAGTCCGGGTCCAATGTTTCCCAGTGTGGCTATTGAAGCTGTGATAGCAGAAACGATATCAAGACCAAGTTCTGCAAGAATCAGTGAGCTTACACAAAATATTGCCAGATAGAGTACTACAAATGCAATGACCGACTGCAGTTGAATTAAAGGTACTTCCCGTCCGTTAAGCCTGAGGACATTGACAGATAATGGAAGAACAGGTCCTTTTAAGCGGATATATGTATATTTTAATAGCAAAAGTATACGAACCATTTTGATTCCACCAGCTGTGGAACTTGCACATCCTCCTGTAAACATCAGTGCCAAAAGGATCATTCGGGAAGAATCTGTCCAGAGATCAAAATCAGCTGATGCAAAGCCTGTGGAAGTGATTATGGTAAGTGACTGGAACGATGCATACCTGAGAGAATCGAATATACCAAAGTTCATATCCCTCCACAAAACAAAAGCAAGAGCCACAATCGCCAGGAAAACAACTGCCAGATAGAACCTGAATTCCTCATCCCTTAATATATCTTTTCGGGGACCATAAAGTGTCCTGTAATGAAGTACAAAATTGATACCTGCCAGAAACATGAACAGTGTTATTGTG
Above is a genomic segment from Methanosalsum zhilinae DSM 4017 containing:
- a CDS encoding NAD(P)/FAD-dependent oxidoreductase — encoded protein: MKDEYDVVVVGAGPAGSIAAKNAALKGLDVLLIEKRQEIGDPVRCAEGVGKFNLRQHIEPDPRWICADMKGSRIYSPDGTIIEMAEEIAGGEVGYVLERKVFDRALAFEAAVAGAEVQVKTRATGLLIEDGFVRGVQLMQFGEEYTVRAKIVIAADGVESKVARWAGIDTTLKLKDIETCAQYLITGTEIDPGYCHFYLGNEVAPSGYIWIFPKGEKMANVGIGILGSESNDQQRAIDYLNRFVEKNMPEGKIIEMVVGGVPVCGSIEKTIANGLMVVGDAARQSDPITGGGIINAMDAGKIAAEVAAEAIEAGDVSEKMLMNYEKRWKATIGKEIDCSLIVKNNFINFTDKQLNSLAYSLKDVNFTSMSLMDLLFALFKANKKLLWDLRVIFKDVLKNEMDFKYRSEIKSETSD
- the cofC gene encoding 2-phospho-L-lactate guanylyltransferase, with the translated sequence MRAVIPYKKENAKSRLSSVLDLHEREEFVELMLKDVFNTLRSAGIENIDVLTTSRASIAPDLDVGIIENEKGLNEAINQYLASIDEPVLIAMADLPLLAPCQVMDITEKQTDVVIVPGKGGGTNIIRIMQPSRFHVKYYGSSFLNHYAIAQECGMSVHVYDSFRASTDIDEPQDLVELLVHGSGLAKEYIKERFSMRSGKGRVAILSDTCRIASE
- a CDS encoding cupin domain-containing protein, which codes for MKIIDVESEPIHKNPHGVDARRIYNRDHGQAIHIELNTGQSLNKHITPVDVFFYVLEGTATVEIGDEIQEVEQDHLVESPAKIPHRVMNISNSKVRFLVVKMPRPAEPTKIL
- a CDS encoding TrkH family potassium uptake protein, with protein sequence MRHSTVLHVMGNLLFMLGVIMFVPLLIALYYGESLYPFAVAIVASILSGSLLSINFEEKERWYHREGFAIVAGGWLLAAAFGSIPFILSGISPINAFFESMSGFTTTGSTVLMDIESYSRSLLFWRSMTQWLGGMGIILLFIAILPKLGVAGREMYYAEVPGPDKEGIKPRVRETAKLLWMVYLLLSVIMVLIFLILGLSLYDSVTHTFTTVACGGFSPYADSIAAFNSPLIEGTITLFMFLAGINFVLHYRTLYGPRKDILRDEEFRFYLAVVFLAIVALAFVLWRDMNFGIFDSLRYASFQSLTIITSTGFASADFDLWTDSSRMILLALMFTGGCASSTAGGIKMVRILLLLKYTYIRLKGPVLPLSVNVLRLNGREVPLIQLQSVIAFVVLYLAIFCVSSLILAELGLDIVSAITASIATLGNIGPGLGMVGPMENFAMIPVMGKIILIFNMWAGRLEIFTVLVLLTPEFWKNR
- a CDS encoding 4Fe-4S binding protein; its protein translation is MSSLEQKPDCIKCERCIVSCPKDALWF
- a CDS encoding 4Fe-4S binding protein, giving the protein MTVNVNRYKCGYCGACVAVCPESSLELIETWIEVDSSCISCGICERVCPVGALEVDK
- the cofH gene encoding 5-amino-6-(D-ribitylamino)uracil--L-tyrosine 4-hydroxyphenyl transferase CofH, whose amino-acid sequence is MKSETSTIPEEIIERSFAGRISRDDALLLAGSSPLEVLGLADRLRSTSSGNDVSYIINRNINFTDHCSGSCRFCAFKDSTGYIMSLDQILEKVEKAVQAGSSEVCIQGGLMENIDLGFYTEMLETIRSSFPSIHIHAFSPMEIYHAASLSGMSIKQTLLTLKKSGLNTMPGTAAEILSDRVRKTVCPEKITTKEWIDIITTAHNTGIRTTSTMMYGHVETIEERIDHIMTIRDIQDRTGGFTEFVPLPFMPYNNSLGEEMMRSGRYMVTGTDDLMIHALARIILHRHLNNIQASWVKLGKKAAQFALHCGANDLGGTLMEERISKSAGAKSGEYMSAEEFEWMIRSAGRTPVRRNTLYERI